The following proteins are encoded in a genomic region of Dioscorea cayenensis subsp. rotundata cultivar TDr96_F1 chromosome 8, TDr96_F1_v2_PseudoChromosome.rev07_lg8_w22 25.fasta, whole genome shotgun sequence:
- the LOC120267886 gene encoding 60S ribosomal protein L7-2-like: MADVAEKTVVPESVLKKRKREEQWALAKKQELADKRKKDRENRKVIFLRAQKYSKAYETQEKELIQLKREARLKGGFYVSPEPKLLFIIRIRGINAMHPKTRKILQLLRLRQIFNGVFLKVNKATMNMLQRVEPYVTYGYPNLKSVRELIYKRGYGKLNKQRAPLTENAIIEEALGKFGIICIEDLIHEIMTVGPHFKEANNFLWPFKLKAPLGGLKKKRNHYVEGGDAGNRENYINELIRRMN, encoded by the exons ATGGCCGACGTCGCGGAAAAGACGGTGGTTCCGGAGTCTGTgctgaagaagaggaagagggaaGAGCAATGGGCGCTGGCGAAGAAGCAGGAACTCGCCGACAAGAGAAAGAAGGATCGCGAGAACCGAAAGGTTATCTTCCTTAGGGCGCAAAAGTACTCCAAAGCGTATGAGACTCAG gagAAGGAGCTCATCCAATTGAAGCGTGAGGCCAGGTTGAAGGGAGGGTTCTATGTGAGCCCCGAACCTAAGCTGCTCTTCATCATCAGGATCCGAGG TATCAATGCCATGCACCCAAAGACCCGGAAAATTTTGCAGCTGTTGCGTCTGAGGCAG ATTTTCAATGGGGTGTTTCTAAAAGTTAACAAGGCAACTATGAATATGCTGCAAAGGGTTGAGCCTTATGTGACATACGG ATATCCTAATCTGAAGAGTGTGAGGGAGTTGATATACAAGAGAGGTTATGGAAAACTGAACAAACAGAGGGCACCACTGACTGAGAACGCCATCATCGAGGAG GCACTCGGGAAATTCGGAATCATCTGCATTGAAGATCTTATCCATGAGATCATGACCGTTGGGCCTCACTTCAAGGAGGCTAACAATTTCCTCTGGCCCTTCAAGCTCAAGGCACCGTTGGGTGGcctcaagaagaagaggaatcaCTATGTTGAAGGAGGAGATGCTGGAAACCGTGAGAATTACATAAATGAGCTCATCAGGAGGATGAACTAG
- the LOC120266936 gene encoding serrate RNA effector molecule isoform X2, translating into MADETETQVEDQRGESPGGSPMPPPPPPPPSRRRDRDSRERRDERDDRGPPPSGRGDRERDYRRRGSGSPPPYRDRRHSPPRRSPSPGPFKRSRRDDGGYDRRRGGSRGGYGADDRRYGYDYGGGYERGGRGGYGDERPRFGGRQSGRGFGDGFNSGMIPREGLMSYKQFIQELEDDILPAEAERRYEEYRSEYITTQKRAYFDAHKEEEWLKDKYHPTNLVAVIERRNEQARATAKEFLLDLQSGNLDLGPGLIASTPNKSGHGSDANSDDEADTGGKRRRHGRGPAKENDLLSAAPKAHPSSSETRRIQVDIDQAQALVRKLDTEKGIEDNVLSSSDRDKFDGEKSHAGSMGPIIIIRGLTTVKGLEGIELLDTLITYLWRIHGIDYYGMSETSEAKGLRHVRADSKTYDGYDKSGAEWEKKLDSTWQGRLHGQDPLEVMTAKEKIDAAAVEILDPYVRKIRDEKYGWKYGCGAKGCTKLFHAGEFVHKHLKLKHTDLVSELTSKVREDIYFQNYMNDPTAPGGTPVMQQPVLKDRAPRRRPILENRLRDERGNRREHDRLDEDRFDRNENSPTDDMHNNIGPDGGNPDEVMYDAYGAPRLRGGPFPSDIPPPPVLMPVPGAGPLGPFVPAPPEVAMRMLREQGGPSQFEANGGRGRKARPGPGPAPILAMSPAFRPDPRRLRSYQDLDAPEDEVTVIDYRSL; encoded by the exons ATGGCGGACGAAACGGAGACACAGGTGGAGGATCAGCGAGGAGAATCACCGGGTGGTTCGCCGATGCCGCCACCCCCACCTCCGCCGCCATCCAGAAGGAGGGACAGGGACTCGAGGGAGCGGCGGGACGAGCGTGATGACCGGGGACCGCCGCCTTCTGGGAGAGGGGACAGGGAGCGGGATTATCGACGACGCGGTAGTGGTAGCCCGCCCCCTTACCGCGATCGACGGCACTCGCCTCCTCGAAGATCACCTTCCCCTGGGCCCTTCAAGCGGTCGAGGAGGGATGACGGTGGGTATGATCGGCGTCGAGGCGGATCGAGAGGAGGGTATGGGGCGGATGACCGGAG GTATGGCTATGACTATGGCGGAGGGTATGAACGAGGGGGTAGGGGTGGATATGGAGATGAAAGGCCCCGGTTTGGTGGTCGGCAGTCAG GGCGTGGTTTTGGTGATGGCTTCAACTCAGGGATGATTCCAAG AGAAGGCCTTATGTCTTACAAGCAGTTCATCCAAGAACTAGAAGATGATATATTACCAGCTGAAGCAGAACGCAG GTATGAAGAGTACAGGTCAGAGTATATTACTACTCAGAAAAGAGCTTATTTTGATGCACACAAGGAGGAAGAGTG GTTGAAAGACAAGTATCATCCAACTAATTTGGTAGCAGTGATAGAGAG GAGGAATGAGCAAGCTAGAGCAACTGCAAAGGAGTTCTTACTTGATCTGCAGAGTGGAAATCTAGACCT GGGCCCAGGATTGATTGCCTCCACACCAAACAAATCTGGACATGGCAGTGATGCAAACTCTGACGATGAAGCTGATACTGGTGGTAAAAGGAGAAGACATGGTAGGGGCCCTGCAAAAGAAAATGATCTGCTTTCGGCTGCTCCCAAGGCTCACCCGAGTAGTTCTGAAACTAGACGAATCCAAGTTGACATTGACCAAGCCCAAGCACTAGTTCGTAAACTTGATACTGAGAAAGGTATTGAAGATAATGTTTTATCTAGCAGTGATCGCGATAAATTTGATGGGGAGAAATCTCATGCTGGATCGATGGGACCAATCATAATCATTAGGGGCTTGACTACTGTCAAGGGGCTTGAAGGTATTGAACTTTTGGATACACTTATCACATACTTATGGCGCATCCATGGCATAGATTACTATGGCATGTCTGAGACAAGTGAAGCCAAGGGCCTTCGCCATGTAAGGGCTGACAGCAAAACTTATGATGGATATGATAAGAGTGGTGCTGAATGGGAGAAGAAGCTGGATTCAACCTGGCAAGGGAGATTGCATGGTCAGGATCCTTTGGAAGTAATGACTGCGAAAGAGAAGATTGATGCTGCAGCTGTTGAGattcttgatccttatgttagGAAGATTAGAGATGAAAAATATGGTTGGAAGTATGGTTGTGGAGCCAAGGGTTGCACAAAGCTCTTCCATGCTGGCGAGTTTGTCCATAAGCATCTGAAACTCAAGCACACAGATCTGGTTTCAGAGTTAACATCAAAAGTGCGCGAagacatttattttcaaaattatatgaa TGATCCAACTGCTCCTGGTGGAACTCCTGTTATGCAGCAACCTGTTCTG AAGGATAGAGCACCGCGCAGAAGGCCTATTTTAGAGAATCGCCTGAGAGATGAACGTGGCAATCGTAGGGAGCATGACAGGCTTGATGAGGACAGGTTCGACAGAAATGAAAACTCACCAACTGATGATATGCATAACAACATTGGGCCGGATGGTGGAAATCCTGATGAGGTAATGTATGATGCATATGGTGCACCAAGGTTGCGTGGTGGTCCATTTCCATCAGATATACCTCCTCCGCCAGTATTGATGCCTGTACCTGGTGCTGG CCCATTGGGACCCTTTGTCCCTGCCCCGCCAGAAGTTGCTATGCGGATGCTGCGAGAGCAAGGTGGGCCATCTCAATTTGAAGCTAATGGTGGCCGTGGTCGGAAAGCCAGGCCTGGTCCTGGTCCAGCTCCAATCTTGGCGATGTCTCCAGCTTTCCGCCCTGATCCTCGGCGTCTACGAAG CTATCAAGACCTTGACGCCCCAGAGGATGAGGTGACGGTCATAGACTACAGAAGTCTATAA
- the LOC120267747 gene encoding uncharacterized protein LOC120267747 has translation MCLVFVCDEEERVMAQQPAPGSCPYCGGTVMATDVESAWRFCFLPLCFRIKRRYHCALCSRRLVTYLKSPY, from the coding sequence ATGTGCTTGGTTTTTGTTTGTGACGAAGAGGAGAGGGTGATGGCTCAACAGCCAGCGCCGGGGAGTTGCCCGTACTGCGGTGGAACAGTGATGGCGACGGACGTGGAGAGCGCTTGGAGGTTCTGCTTCCTTCCTCTTTGCTTTCGCATCAAGAGGAGGTATCATTGCGCCCTTTGCTCTCGCCGCCTCGTTACCTATCTAAAATCACCTTACTAA
- the LOC120267744 gene encoding LOB domain-containing protein 24-like, producing the protein MSESNSNSASNSRRCAACKYLRRRCSADCILSPYFPASHPQRFACVHRIFGASNVARMLQILPVHQRAQAAESISFEAHWRAQDPVYGCVRIINMLQHEIYESQQELARTQAQLAMYTARQPTEASSVIAQPQENLILDNSNFLNFQDLHDLI; encoded by the exons ATGTCTGAATCCAACTCCAATTCTGCTTCCAATTCCAGGAGATGTGCAGCTTGCAAATATCTAAGAAGAAGATGTTCTGCAGATTGCATTCTATCTCCGTACTTTCCAGCTTCACATCCTCAACGATTCGCCTGCGTTCATAGAATATTCGGAGCAAGCAATGTAGCTAGAATGCTGCAG ATACTCCCGGTTCATCAGCGGGCGCAGGCAGCTGAATCCATCTCTTTCGAAGCACACTGGCGAGCTCAAGATCCGGTGTACGGGTGCGTCAGAATCATCAACATGTTGCAGCATGAGATCTACGAGAGCCAGCAGGAACTCGCCCGCACTCAAGCTCAGTTAGCAATGTACACAGCACGGCAACCAACTGAAGCTTCTTCAGTCATTGCCCAACCACAGGAAAACTTAATTCTGGATAATTCGAATTTTTTGAACTTCCAGGATCTGCATGATTTGATCTGA
- the LOC120266643 gene encoding protein MANNAN SYNTHESIS-RELATED 2-like — MDPRHILAGILTLAMFAMLGNMIKKDHFDSFDDGIRSDVHFNVLKVESELQSKINGPWEEMKQELKPCWKPPSLKAGAESNGYITLSLKSGPEFHMPQIAVAVVIARHLGATLVLPDIRSGELGQKRDFKEYYDLDKFYSSLWGVVDITREIPADVASENPTVVKVPNQVSEDFLVKNIEPIFEKNRYLRLAISYPSTNMKLEMKQNDDIESTTCLAMFSSLELKQEIREVVDQVVENLRALSNRSDGKFIAVDLKVELLEKKACQEVGASGRKNCYNGYEIGQFLKKIGFDTETTIYITQTWWHENAKALKDIFPRTYTKDDVLPDDQKTKFLRSQNVELEKLLDFEVCSQSDVFVPSMPGMFYGSVTGRRIGSGRTQILIPANFLASYGQASDHVSAYVSEKKHLAYSCFC; from the exons GATGGAATTCGATCGGATGTCCACTTTAATGTCCTGAAGGTAGAATCTGAACTTCAATCCAAGATCAATGGACCATGGGAGGAAATGAAGCAAGAGCTAAAACCATGCTGGAAGCCACCAAGTTTAA AAGCTGGAGCTGAGTCAAATGGTTATATAACACTATCGTTAAAAAGTGGTCCTGAGTTTCACATGCCTCAG ATTGCAGTTGCGGTTGTAATTGCGAGGCATCTAGGGGCCACACTTGTGCTGCCGGACATCAGAAGTGGTGAACTGGGCCAGAAGAG GGATTTCAAAGAATATTACGATCTTGATAAATTTTATAGCAGCCTGTGGGGTGTTGTTGATATAACTAGAGAAATCCCAGCTGATGTGGCATCTGAAAACCCGACGGTAGTCAAAGTTCCCAACCAAGTGTCAGAAGACTTCCTAGTGAAGAACATTGAACCGATCTTCGAAAAAAATCGCTACTTGAGACTTGCAATTTCGTATCCCTCAACAAATATGAAACTAGAAATGAAACAGAATGATGACATAGAGTCAACAACATGCCTAGCAATGTTCAGCAGTCTTGAGCTGAAACAAGAGATTCGGGAAGTGGTCGATCAGGTGGTTGAAAATTTGAGGGCTCTTAGTAACAGatcagatggcaagtttatcgCCGTTGATCTAAAGGTCGAGCTCCTTGAGAAGAAAGCCTGCCAAGAAGTCGGAGCTTCAGGGAGGAAAAACTGTTACAATGGATATGAGATCGGTCAATTTCTGAAGAAAATTGGGTTTGATACTGAAACCACTATCTACATAACTCAAACTTGGTGGCATGAAAATGCCAAAGCCCTGAAAGATATCTTCCCAAGGACTTACACCAAG GATGATGTACTACCTGATGATCAGAAAACTAAGTTCCTAAGATCACAAAATGTCGAGTTGGAGAAGTTGCTTGACTTCGAAGTGTGCTCACAGAGTGATGTCTTCGTCCCATCCATGCCCGGCATGTTCTATGGAAGTGTGACAGGGAGAAGGATCGGTTCTGGGAGGACCCAAATACTCATTCCAGCCAATTTTCTGGCTTCGTATGGTCAAGCTTCAGACCATGTCTCAGCATATGTTTCTGAGAAGAAGCATTTGGCCTACTCTTGCTTCTGTTGA
- the LOC120266936 gene encoding serrate RNA effector molecule isoform X1 — translation MADETETQVEDQRGESPGGSPMPPPPPPPPSRRRDRDSRERRDERDDRGPPPSGRGDRERDYRRRGSGSPPPYRDRRHSPPRRSPSPGPFKRSRRDDGGYDRRRGGSRGGYGADDRRYGYDYGGGYERGGRGGYGDERPRFGGRQSDWIDSGRGFGDGFNSGMIPREGLMSYKQFIQELEDDILPAEAERRYEEYRSEYITTQKRAYFDAHKEEEWLKDKYHPTNLVAVIERRNEQARATAKEFLLDLQSGNLDLGPGLIASTPNKSGHGSDANSDDEADTGGKRRRHGRGPAKENDLLSAAPKAHPSSSETRRIQVDIDQAQALVRKLDTEKGIEDNVLSSSDRDKFDGEKSHAGSMGPIIIIRGLTTVKGLEGIELLDTLITYLWRIHGIDYYGMSETSEAKGLRHVRADSKTYDGYDKSGAEWEKKLDSTWQGRLHGQDPLEVMTAKEKIDAAAVEILDPYVRKIRDEKYGWKYGCGAKGCTKLFHAGEFVHKHLKLKHTDLVSELTSKVREDIYFQNYMNDPTAPGGTPVMQQPVLKDRAPRRRPILENRLRDERGNRREHDRLDEDRFDRNENSPTDDMHNNIGPDGGNPDEVMYDAYGAPRLRGGPFPSDIPPPPVLMPVPGAGPLGPFVPAPPEVAMRMLREQGGPSQFEANGGRGRKARPGPGPAPILAMSPAFRPDPRRLRSYQDLDAPEDEVTVIDYRSL, via the exons ATGGCGGACGAAACGGAGACACAGGTGGAGGATCAGCGAGGAGAATCACCGGGTGGTTCGCCGATGCCGCCACCCCCACCTCCGCCGCCATCCAGAAGGAGGGACAGGGACTCGAGGGAGCGGCGGGACGAGCGTGATGACCGGGGACCGCCGCCTTCTGGGAGAGGGGACAGGGAGCGGGATTATCGACGACGCGGTAGTGGTAGCCCGCCCCCTTACCGCGATCGACGGCACTCGCCTCCTCGAAGATCACCTTCCCCTGGGCCCTTCAAGCGGTCGAGGAGGGATGACGGTGGGTATGATCGGCGTCGAGGCGGATCGAGAGGAGGGTATGGGGCGGATGACCGGAG GTATGGCTATGACTATGGCGGAGGGTATGAACGAGGGGGTAGGGGTGGATATGGAGATGAAAGGCCCCGGTTTGGTGGTCGGCAGTCAG ATTGGATTGATTCAGGGCGTGGTTTTGGTGATGGCTTCAACTCAGGGATGATTCCAAG AGAAGGCCTTATGTCTTACAAGCAGTTCATCCAAGAACTAGAAGATGATATATTACCAGCTGAAGCAGAACGCAG GTATGAAGAGTACAGGTCAGAGTATATTACTACTCAGAAAAGAGCTTATTTTGATGCACACAAGGAGGAAGAGTG GTTGAAAGACAAGTATCATCCAACTAATTTGGTAGCAGTGATAGAGAG GAGGAATGAGCAAGCTAGAGCAACTGCAAAGGAGTTCTTACTTGATCTGCAGAGTGGAAATCTAGACCT GGGCCCAGGATTGATTGCCTCCACACCAAACAAATCTGGACATGGCAGTGATGCAAACTCTGACGATGAAGCTGATACTGGTGGTAAAAGGAGAAGACATGGTAGGGGCCCTGCAAAAGAAAATGATCTGCTTTCGGCTGCTCCCAAGGCTCACCCGAGTAGTTCTGAAACTAGACGAATCCAAGTTGACATTGACCAAGCCCAAGCACTAGTTCGTAAACTTGATACTGAGAAAGGTATTGAAGATAATGTTTTATCTAGCAGTGATCGCGATAAATTTGATGGGGAGAAATCTCATGCTGGATCGATGGGACCAATCATAATCATTAGGGGCTTGACTACTGTCAAGGGGCTTGAAGGTATTGAACTTTTGGATACACTTATCACATACTTATGGCGCATCCATGGCATAGATTACTATGGCATGTCTGAGACAAGTGAAGCCAAGGGCCTTCGCCATGTAAGGGCTGACAGCAAAACTTATGATGGATATGATAAGAGTGGTGCTGAATGGGAGAAGAAGCTGGATTCAACCTGGCAAGGGAGATTGCATGGTCAGGATCCTTTGGAAGTAATGACTGCGAAAGAGAAGATTGATGCTGCAGCTGTTGAGattcttgatccttatgttagGAAGATTAGAGATGAAAAATATGGTTGGAAGTATGGTTGTGGAGCCAAGGGTTGCACAAAGCTCTTCCATGCTGGCGAGTTTGTCCATAAGCATCTGAAACTCAAGCACACAGATCTGGTTTCAGAGTTAACATCAAAAGTGCGCGAagacatttattttcaaaattatatgaa TGATCCAACTGCTCCTGGTGGAACTCCTGTTATGCAGCAACCTGTTCTG AAGGATAGAGCACCGCGCAGAAGGCCTATTTTAGAGAATCGCCTGAGAGATGAACGTGGCAATCGTAGGGAGCATGACAGGCTTGATGAGGACAGGTTCGACAGAAATGAAAACTCACCAACTGATGATATGCATAACAACATTGGGCCGGATGGTGGAAATCCTGATGAGGTAATGTATGATGCATATGGTGCACCAAGGTTGCGTGGTGGTCCATTTCCATCAGATATACCTCCTCCGCCAGTATTGATGCCTGTACCTGGTGCTGG CCCATTGGGACCCTTTGTCCCTGCCCCGCCAGAAGTTGCTATGCGGATGCTGCGAGAGCAAGGTGGGCCATCTCAATTTGAAGCTAATGGTGGCCGTGGTCGGAAAGCCAGGCCTGGTCCTGGTCCAGCTCCAATCTTGGCGATGTCTCCAGCTTTCCGCCCTGATCCTCGGCGTCTACGAAG CTATCAAGACCTTGACGCCCCAGAGGATGAGGTGACGGTCATAGACTACAGAAGTCTATAA